From the Fusarium poae strain DAOMC 252244 chromosome Unknown contig_4, whole genome shotgun sequence genome, one window contains:
- a CDS encoding uncharacterized protein (TransMembrane:1 (i37-54o)) — translation MGKYPLKKLSSEVEQFQKDGEEQQKRNPVIRSELKKFGLIELVFLGITLTVLQIKHLTDDEIKFIHEFLRQCIETNHLEPYLRQERFVTAIKNAHVIDLVEQDFSDFQKFKKDIEARSNELARKKREKVSDNDPAGESLRASSVSADVADDDIDLESRGLDTTVVKPPCCFLQFIASLGSAEDEETSSSSHLPQVQEHVQQPASDESHIEEGMSQEDSRPATDLGRKRENSGNEASEGDIYATAQPLQKRAKTVSEVHAELPTAANTGGCLQEHQTPNVGPLTASPSVTQDRVLRTVFSATFLKSIRA, via the exons ATGGGCAAGTATCCTCTGAAAAAGCTATCGTCTGAGGTCGAACAATTTCAGAAAG ACGGCGAGGAGCAGCAAAAGAGAAATCCTGTTATACGATCGGAGCTTAAGAAATTCGGACTCATTGAACTGGTGTTTCTCGGCATAACGCTCACTGTTCTTCAAATCAAGCATCTTACCGATGATGAGATCAAATTCATTCACGAATTTCTTCGGCAATGTATAGAGACCAACCACCTTGAGCCCTACTTGCGCCAGGAAAGATTTGTCACGGCTATCAAGAATGCGCATGTCATTGATCTGGTGGAGCAAgacttttcag ACTTCCagaaatttaaaaaggaTATAGAGGCTCGAAGCAATGAGCTAGCCAGAAAGAAGAGGGAAAAAGTGTCAGATAATGATCCAG CTGGCGAATCTCTGCGCGCTTCATCTGTTAGTGCCGATGTGGCAGACGATGACATTGACTTGGAGAGCCGTGGACTTGATACCACTGTTGTAAAACCTCCCTGCTGCTTTCTGCAATTCATCGCATCGCTTGGGTCcgcagaagatgaagagacatcatcatcttcgcatCTCCCACAAGTTCAAGAGCATGTGCAACAGCCAGCCAGTGATGAGAGTCATATTGAAGAGGGCATGagccaagaagatagccGCCCAGCAACCGATTTGGGGAGGAAAAGGGAAAACAGTGGGAACGAAGCGAGCGAAGGAGACATCTACGCAACAGCCCAGCCCTTGCAGAAAAGGGCGAAAACAGTCAGCGAGGTTCATGCCGAATTGCCAACCGCCGCAAACACAGGAGGATGTCTTCAAGAGCATCAAACTCCAAATGTTGGACCTCTCACTGCATCTCCCAGTGTCACCCAAG ATCGAGTTCTCAGGACAGTCTTTTCCGCAACGTTT CTAAAAAGTATTCGTGCTTAA
- a CDS encoding uncharacterized protein (TransMembrane:1 (o18-42i)), whose protein sequence is MSIIPTTVPSQDDQVSQYLLPGLVPFLVLILLALIIYLTTFVHRRFRHLRRHLTSPRDTENSDSSSSTDSESRILWHLDLVAPPKTCKQLRAEMALGGPWPCWATLSSLSICVICLETINGGDVIRHLPNA, encoded by the exons ATGTCTATAATACCCACTACAGTTCCGAGCCAAGATGACCAAGTCTCGCAATACCTGCTTCCTGGACTAGTTCCttttttggtgttgatcCTGCTGGCCTTGATAATTTATCTTACTACCTTTGTGCATAG GCGTTTTAGGCATTTGAGAAGGCATCTTACCAGCCCAAGAGACACCGAAAACTCCGATTCTTCAAGTAGCACAGATTCTGAGAGCAGAATTTTGTGGCATCTTGACCTAGTTGCTCCCCCAAAAACATGTAAGCAGTTGAGGGCGGAGATGGCGCTGGGGGGACCCTGGCCATGCTGGGCCACGCTAAGTTCGCTTTCCATCTG CGTCATTTGCTTGGAAACCATCAACGGAGGTGATGTCATCCGTCATCTGCC aaatgcgtaa
- a CDS encoding uncharacterized protein (TransMembrane:5 (o27-51i63-85o105-128i140-160o172-194i)) codes for MANGTKGLMAPSESHDVNFYNLQKNAIIIYMIYCVCAVGLLVLFFIPALFLRGGSRERRSQNCGLVVTASTAAWLALLFACKPIDAAWDLRLSGEAQCIDRYPFHILQAGSGAVADVIVMAVMLYHCLSPRHSWKDKAVLLTHFSSGLLLPIPAVARLAILATAREDPDTTFVLAPAILCFIIEANLVIMYNPIPDFKRFVRMSGNPSSPVNGTMDGRQGGMLQGSNSILGGDEQMDSEDSGINAEHNADNNIASRVPCPGEKQCHVASSLGSPGGPMEVD; via the exons atggccaacGGCACAAAGGGACTGATGGCACCATCCGAGAGTCATGATGTCAATTTTTATAATCTACAGAAGAATGCAATAATCATATACATGATTTACTGTGTTTGTGCCGTCGgacttcttgttcttttctttattccTGCACTATTTCTTCGGGGCGGGAGCCGTGAACGACGCTCTCAGAACT GTGGTTTGGTGGTCACTGCCTCAACTGCTGCATGGCTCGCCCTTTTGTTCGCTTGCAAGCCAATCGACGCAGCGTGGGACCTTCGACTGTCTGGAGAAGCTCAATGTATTGATCGCTATCCATTCCATATACTACAAGCGGGCAGTGGGGCTGTGGCAGATGTTATTGTTATGGCTGTCATGTTGTACCATTGCCTCTCGCCTCGGCACTCGTGGAAGGATAAAGCGGTTCTCCTTACACACTTCAGCAGTGGCCTACTTCTGCCAATCCCTGCTGTGGCCCGGCTTGCCATCTTGGCTACTGCACGCGAAGACCCTGACACGACGTTTGTGTTGGCCCCGGCTATCCTCTGCTTCATCATTGAGGCCAACCTCGTCATCATGTACAATCCAATACCAGACTTCAAAAGGTTTGTCAGGATGTCTGGGAATCCATCGTCCCCGGTGAATGGTACAATGGACGGCCGTCAAGGCGGTATGCTTCAGGGAAGCAACTCAATCCTAGGTGGTGATG AGCAAATGGACTCAGAGGATTCGGGAATCAACGCTGAGCATAATGCTGATAACAACATAGCATCCCGTGTCCCTTGTCCTGGAGAAAAGCAGTGCCATGTCGCATCTAGTCTAGGAAGTCCCGGCGGCCCCATGGAAGTTGATTGA